GTACTCCCCGAGGCGCGTCCCGCGCCGGCCGACGACGAGGCGCCCGGCGACGCGGATCGCGAAGTACGCGGCGAAGAACGCGGTGATCGCCCAGAGCGTCCCGAGGTACCAGGCGAAGGGAACGTGGTTGCGCTCGACCCCGAGGAGAAGGTAGAACGAGGCGACCGACACGATCAGCGTCGCGAAGTTGATCGCCCGGTCCGCATCGAGGTGCACCTCGCGCCGGGAGAACGGGAGCAGCGGCGGGACGGCGAAGTTCGTGAACGCGTCCTGGAGCACGTGGCAGAGCCCGCCGATCCACATCACCGCGAAGTAGATCCACGGCGAGCCCGGGGCGAGGAGCGGCGCGACCAGCGCGCCGGCGACCGCGAGGACGGTGATGCCGGTCAGCGAGTGGGTGATGCCGTGGTGGCGCAGGATCGGGAAGCGCCGCGCGATCGGGAGGAACAGGGCGTCCGCGTCCGGCAGGCCGCCCGCGAGCGCGCCGGCGGCGAGGTACTGCGGCTGGAAGCCGACCAGCCCGTAGGTGACGAGGTAGGCGACCAGGATGTGGGTGAACAGGTCCACGGTCGCCGGGGGCGCTTACTACAGGAGCCCCTCTTCCATGACCTCGACCGACTCGACGCCGGGGACCTTGGCGAGGGCGTGCTCGGTCGACTCGAGGACGCCGCCGGCGTCGTCCATCACGACCGAGACGAGCAGCGAGCGCAGCCCGTAGGCGATGTCCTTCGCCTGCATCCCCCGGATCGTGACGCCGGCCGGGATCGACGCCGGGATCGCCCGCGCGACCGCGGCGAGATCGGTCTCGACGCCGTGGGGCATCAGGCGGAACAGGACGGCGACCTTGCCCATGCACCCTCCTCTAGGGACCGTGGAAGTCGCACTTCGGGCAGTGGTAGCCGACGCTCTGGTCGCGGCAGCGCGCGCACCGGGCGATCGTCACCTCGCCGCAACTGGGACAGGAGAACTGCGTCGCGCCCGGCGCCGGCACGACCCGACCGCACGAGGTGCAGTGCACCACGACCACCGCGGCGGAGGCCACGCGAACGACTCACTTCCTCGCCGTCGGCCGACGGCGCGCGGCCACCCGGGTGGCGAATATAAAGAGTGCCCCGAAGAAGGCGATCGCGCCGGCGATGTACCAGACCGTGTCGTCCGGCGCGGGGCCGGCGA
This portion of the Thermoplasmata archaeon genome encodes:
- a CDS encoding metal-dependent hydrolase, with protein sequence MDLFTHILVAYLVTYGLVGFQPQYLAAGALAGGLPDADALFLPIARRFPILRHHGITHSLTGITVLAVAGALVAPLLAPGSPWIYFAVMWIGGLCHVLQDAFTNFAVPPLLPFSRREVHLDADRAINFATLIVSVASFYLLLGVERNHVPFAWYLGTLWAITAFFAAYFAIRVAGRLVVGRRGTRLGEYGAVVPTGNPFSWVLLNETARDGRVRTTWARYRLGRGIVDGPNSIEAPLDPPPHSGAPSSAGEALDWSYGLARRFSRVLDGTYHFGEAFRSAAGDWVAVWYSLEFTAFGRSSAVRVRFPADGHPPEVRSAFYRPKHPAF
- a CDS encoding zinc finger domain-containing protein, which gives rise to MASAAVVVVHCTSCGRVVPAPGATQFSCPSCGEVTIARCARCRDQSVGYHCPKCDFHGP
- a CDS encoding elongation factor 1-beta; amino-acid sequence: MGKVAVLFRLMPHGVETDLAAVARAIPASIPAGVTIRGMQAKDIAYGLRSLLVSVVMDDAGGVLESTEHALAKVPGVESVEVMEEGLL